The Sphingopyxis fribergensis genome contains a region encoding:
- a CDS encoding serine hydrolase domain-containing protein: protein MRGKRMALAMILASSGFAVIAPPAQAQTAPAETLAIDKARIDAALKAMIADGRAAGTSALIWRDGREVYFGAAGMADRDAKRPMRRDTIAQIYSMTKPVTGVALMQLWEAGRFRLDDPLSQYLPEYANMRVYAGKDAAGQPHYVPAERPITVRDILRHTAGFAYGAGPTPAHAAYVAAEPLALNITLAESSRRLAAVPLLFQPGMQWEYSIAVDVQAALVEKLSGQAFATYVRTHIFEPLKMTDTAWRQPDAKRPRFAAMNERNDGKLVQQDAIEAQKLNFRDNALTPGGFGLASTLDDYQCFARMLLNKGELDGARILKPSTVKLMATDQLDPATTERAWLPGKGAVGFGFDFAVRKSPPQTADENRGAVGEFFWDGAASTLFWVDPANKLTAVFFVQTMPYDGTLHRDFRAAVYGAGYRGPAGD, encoded by the coding sequence ATGCGCGGCAAACGAATGGCCTTGGCGATGATATTGGCGAGCAGCGGCTTTGCGGTAATCGCTCCGCCGGCGCAGGCGCAGACCGCCCCCGCCGAAACGCTGGCGATCGACAAGGCGCGGATCGACGCGGCGCTGAAAGCGATGATCGCCGACGGCCGCGCCGCAGGGACGTCGGCGCTGATCTGGCGGGATGGGCGCGAGGTCTATTTCGGCGCGGCGGGCATGGCCGACCGCGACGCAAAGCGTCCGATGCGCCGCGACACGATCGCGCAAATCTATTCGATGACCAAGCCGGTGACCGGCGTCGCGCTGATGCAATTGTGGGAAGCGGGCAGGTTCCGCCTCGACGATCCGCTGTCCCAATATCTGCCCGAATATGCGAACATGCGCGTCTATGCGGGCAAGGATGCCGCGGGCCAGCCGCACTATGTGCCTGCCGAACGCCCTATCACCGTGCGCGACATCCTGCGCCACACCGCGGGCTTCGCTTATGGCGCGGGGCCGACCCCCGCGCACGCCGCCTATGTCGCGGCTGAACCGCTCGCACTCAACATAACACTCGCCGAATCAAGCCGCCGGCTCGCCGCGGTGCCGCTGCTGTTCCAGCCGGGGATGCAGTGGGAATATAGCATCGCGGTCGACGTGCAGGCGGCGCTCGTCGAAAAACTCTCGGGCCAGGCTTTCGCCACCTATGTCCGAACGCACATCTTCGAACCGCTGAAAATGACCGACACGGCATGGCGCCAGCCCGATGCGAAACGCCCGCGCTTTGCCGCGATGAACGAGAGGAACGATGGCAAGCTGGTTCAGCAGGATGCCATCGAGGCGCAGAAACTCAATTTTCGCGACAATGCGCTGACCCCCGGCGGCTTCGGCCTCGCCTCGACGCTCGACGATTATCAGTGCTTTGCGCGGATGCTGCTGAACAAGGGTGAGCTCGACGGCGCGCGTATCCTCAAACCTTCGACGGTTAAGCTGATGGCGACCGACCAACTCGACCCGGCGACTACCGAACGCGCGTGGCTGCCGGGCAAGGGCGCGGTCGGTTTCGGCTTCGACTTTGCGGTCCGCAAATCGCCGCCGCAAACGGCGGACGAAAATCGCGGCGCGGTCGGCGAATTTTTCTGGGACGGCGCCGCCTCGACGCTGTTCTGGGTCGATCCCGCGAATAAGCTGACCGCGGTCTTCTTCGTCCAGACGATGCCCTACGACGGCACGCTCCACCGCGATTTTCGCGCGGCGGTTTATGGAGCGGGTTATAGGGGGCCAGCGGGCGATTGA
- a CDS encoding DUF389 domain-containing protein: MAGNHPGVPGLGDAPFSAGGRRSARPGPGREVDDDELSAAEEDVHGRALVLASVARDARLNQKFLLLITLSAAIATLGLLQSSTAVVIGAMLVSPLLGPIMGVGFGLATLESNLIKRSLVTMAAGMAVAIIVAMFIIWLSPIRDVTPELRARTQPTLLDLGVAVVGGIAGVYAIMRKLSGVMVGVAIATALVPPLSTIGFGLATGRFDFAVGAALLFLTNTLAIAFAATIIARINKFGPSLTPQHTAMQVMGIIVTLGILSIPLALTLNSLAGEVRARSVVQTELRSLLGESDRVDSLNVRMERDAIAVDGVVLVDRYAAKLDTELAAKIRGELDRAARVSIVQLRQQTNAAVQVEEQLNRRLATLEQREEDSRAILAGLTVGELVPRDRVLIDSQARRVIVQRDREAEGEQVAAAIDRIMAAVQTGYPRWLIQNGSLTAAEEPEETAPAEASATE; this comes from the coding sequence ATGGCCGGCAATCATCCCGGAGTGCCCGGACTGGGTGACGCACCGTTTAGCGCCGGTGGTCGCCGGTCCGCGCGGCCGGGACCGGGCCGGGAAGTCGATGACGACGAACTGAGCGCGGCCGAGGAGGATGTCCACGGCCGCGCGCTCGTCCTCGCGAGCGTCGCGCGCGATGCACGGCTGAACCAGAAATTCCTGCTGCTGATCACGCTGTCGGCGGCGATCGCCACGCTCGGGCTGCTGCAAAGCTCGACCGCCGTGGTCATCGGGGCGATGCTCGTGTCGCCGCTTCTCGGCCCCATCATGGGCGTCGGCTTCGGCCTTGCGACGCTCGAAAGCAATTTGATCAAGCGCTCGCTGGTCACGATGGCGGCGGGGATGGCGGTCGCGATCATCGTCGCTATGTTCATCATCTGGCTCTCGCCGATCCGCGACGTCACCCCCGAACTGCGCGCCCGAACGCAGCCGACGCTGCTCGACCTCGGCGTCGCGGTGGTCGGCGGCATCGCCGGCGTCTATGCGATCATGCGCAAGCTGTCGGGGGTGATGGTCGGCGTTGCGATCGCGACCGCGCTGGTCCCGCCGCTGTCGACGATCGGCTTTGGCCTCGCGACCGGGCGCTTCGATTTCGCGGTTGGCGCGGCGCTGCTGTTCCTCACCAACACGCTCGCCATCGCCTTTGCCGCGACGATCATCGCGCGCATCAACAAATTCGGGCCGTCGCTGACCCCGCAGCACACCGCGATGCAGGTCATGGGGATCATCGTCACACTCGGCATTCTGTCAATCCCGCTCGCGCTGACGCTCAACAGCCTCGCGGGCGAAGTGCGTGCGCGCTCGGTCGTGCAAACCGAACTCCGCTCGCTCCTGGGCGAGAGCGACCGTGTCGACAGCTTGAACGTCCGCATGGAGCGCGATGCGATTGCGGTCGACGGCGTGGTGCTCGTCGATCGCTATGCTGCGAAGCTCGACACCGAGCTTGCCGCAAAAATTCGTGGTGAGCTCGATCGCGCGGCGCGCGTCAGCATCGTCCAACTGCGTCAGCAGACCAACGCCGCGGTGCAGGTCGAAGAGCAGCTCAATCGCCGCCTCGCGACGCTCGAGCAGCGCGAAGAGGACAGCCGCGCGATCCTCGCCGGGCTGACGGTCGGCGAACTGGTGCCGCGCGACCGCGTGCTGATAGATTCGCAGGCGCGCCGCGTGATCGTCCAGCGCGACCGCGAGGCCGAGGGCGAGCAGGTCGCGGCCGCGATCGACCGCATCATGGCGGCGGTACAGACGGGCTATCCGCGCTGGCTGATCCAGAACGGCAGCCTGACCGCGGCCGAGGAACCTGAGGAGACGGCGCCCGCGGAAGCCTCCGCGACCGAATAG
- a CDS encoding electron transfer flavoprotein subunit alpha/FixB family protein: MKTLVWVEHDGKAVKDATLAVVTAASKLGEVHLLVAGSGVDAVAKEAAQIAGVGKVHVADNAAFDHNLPENVAPLVAELMGSHDAFLAPATTTGKNIAPRVAALLDVMQISEILSVEGPKTFTRPIYAGNAIATVESSDAKLVLTVRGTAFDKAATSGGSGTVEAVGGGSDAGISSFVGAEIAKQDRPELTSAKIIVSGGRALGSSEKYEEVIVPLADKLGAALGASRAAVDAGYVPNDYQVGQTGKIVAPQVYFAIGISGAIQHLAGMKDSKTIVAINKDEDAPIFQVADFGLVADLFSAVPELTGKI, encoded by the coding sequence ATGAAAACTCTGGTTTGGGTCGAACATGACGGCAAGGCCGTCAAGGACGCCACGCTCGCGGTGGTCACCGCCGCGTCGAAGCTCGGCGAAGTCCATCTGCTCGTCGCCGGTTCCGGCGTCGATGCGGTTGCCAAGGAAGCCGCGCAGATCGCTGGCGTCGGCAAGGTGCATGTCGCCGACAACGCCGCCTTCGATCATAATCTGCCCGAAAATGTCGCGCCGCTCGTCGCTGAGCTGATGGGCAGCCACGACGCCTTCCTCGCGCCCGCGACGACCACCGGCAAGAATATCGCGCCGCGCGTTGCTGCCCTGCTCGACGTGATGCAGATTTCGGAAATCCTGTCGGTCGAAGGTCCGAAGACCTTCACCCGCCCGATCTATGCCGGGAACGCGATTGCGACCGTCGAAAGCTCGGACGCGAAGCTGGTTCTGACCGTGCGCGGCACTGCGTTCGACAAGGCCGCGACCTCGGGCGGTTCGGGGACGGTCGAAGCCGTCGGCGGCGGCAGCGATGCCGGTATCTCGAGCTTCGTCGGCGCCGAAATCGCCAAGCAGGATCGTCCCGAACTCACCTCGGCCAAGATCATCGTGTCGGGCGGCCGTGCGCTCGGCTCATCCGAGAAATATGAGGAAGTCATCGTCCCGCTCGCCGACAAGCTCGGCGCCGCGCTCGGTGCTTCGCGCGCCGCGGTCGATGCGGGCTATGTCCCCAACGACTATCAGGTCGGCCAGACCGGCAAGATCGTCGCGCCGCAGGTCTATTTCGCGATCGGCATCTCGGGCGCGATCCAGCATCTCGCTGGCATGAAGGATTCGAAGACGATCGTTGCGATCAACAAGGATGAAGACGCACCGATCTTCCAGGTCGCCGACTTCGGCCTCGTCGCTGACCTGTTCAGCGCCGTGCCCGAACTGACCGGCAAGATCTAA
- a CDS encoding electron transfer flavoprotein subunit beta/FixA family protein, with product MKILVPVKRVLDYNVKPRVKADGTGVDLANVKMSMNPFDEIGVEEAIRLKEKGVATEVIAVSVGPAKAQETLRTALAMGADRAILVQTDDAVEPLALAKIFKAIADAEQPGLVILGKQAIDDDNNQTGQMLAALTGWAQGTFASAVNVEGDSVNVTREVDGGLETVKLKLPAIVTTDLRLNEPRYASLPNIMKAKSKPLDTKTPADYGVDTAPRVKVVKVSEPPVRSAGVKVADVDELVAKLKALGVHS from the coding sequence ATGAAAATCCTCGTCCCCGTGAAACGGGTGCTCGATTATAACGTGAAGCCGCGGGTAAAGGCCGACGGCACGGGCGTTGATCTCGCCAATGTCAAAATGTCGATGAACCCGTTCGACGAGATCGGTGTCGAAGAAGCGATCCGCCTGAAGGAAAAGGGCGTCGCGACCGAGGTCATCGCGGTGTCGGTTGGTCCGGCCAAGGCGCAGGAAACGCTCCGCACCGCGCTCGCGATGGGCGCCGACCGCGCGATCCTCGTGCAGACCGACGATGCGGTCGAGCCGCTCGCGCTCGCGAAGATCTTCAAGGCGATCGCCGACGCCGAACAGCCCGGCCTCGTGATTCTCGGCAAGCAGGCGATCGACGACGACAACAACCAGACCGGCCAGATGCTTGCTGCGCTGACCGGCTGGGCGCAGGGCACCTTTGCCAGTGCGGTGAACGTCGAGGGCGATAGCGTGAACGTCACCCGCGAAGTCGACGGCGGCCTCGAAACGGTGAAGCTCAAGCTTCCCGCGATTGTCACCACCGACCTTCGTCTGAACGAGCCGCGCTATGCGTCGCTGCCGAATATCATGAAGGCGAAGTCGAAGCCGCTCGATACCAAGACCCCCGCCGATTACGGCGTCGACACCGCTCCGCGGGTCAAGGTGGTCAAGGTTTCGGAGCCGCCCGTCCGCTCGGCGGGCGTCAAGGTCGCCGATGTCGATGAACTGGTTGCCAAGCTGAAAGCGCTGGGAGTGCACTCATGA
- the sucC gene encoding ADP-forming succinate--CoA ligase subunit beta, which produces MNIHEYQAKELLAKFGVAVPKGIAAMTVEEAVAAAKQLPGPLYVVKSQIHAGGRGKGKFKELGPDAKGGVRLAKTIEEVEAHAKDMLGNTLVTIQTGEHGKQVNRLYITDGADIKQEFYLALLVDRGSSRIAVVASTEGGMDIETVAHDTPEKIHTIIIDPATGLQPHHGRSVAAALGLSGDLAKQASKVLAGLYAAFLGTDAEQIEINPLAVCEGKDGDELLVLDAKVAFDGNAMFRHKDLAELRDLTEEDPAEVEASEYDLAYIKLDGNIGCMVNGAGLAMATMDIIKLNGEFPANFLDVGGGASKEKVTAAFKIILKDPAVKGILVNIFGGIMKCDIIADGIVAAAKEVNLSVPLVVRLEGTNVQEGKDILANSGLPIVAANDLGDAAKKIVAEVRAA; this is translated from the coding sequence ATGAACATCCACGAATATCAGGCAAAAGAACTGCTCGCGAAATTTGGCGTCGCTGTCCCCAAGGGCATTGCCGCGATGACCGTCGAGGAAGCCGTCGCCGCGGCGAAGCAGCTCCCCGGACCGCTCTATGTCGTGAAGTCGCAGATCCACGCGGGTGGCCGCGGCAAGGGCAAGTTCAAGGAGCTCGGCCCCGACGCGAAGGGCGGCGTCCGCCTCGCCAAGACCATCGAAGAGGTCGAGGCGCATGCCAAGGACATGCTCGGCAATACGCTGGTGACGATCCAGACCGGCGAGCATGGCAAGCAGGTCAATCGTCTTTACATCACCGATGGCGCCGACATTAAGCAGGAATTCTACCTCGCTTTGCTCGTCGACCGTGGGTCGAGCCGCATCGCGGTCGTCGCCTCGACCGAAGGCGGGATGGACATCGAAACCGTCGCGCACGACACGCCGGAAAAGATTCACACCATCATCATCGATCCCGCCACGGGCCTCCAACCGCACCATGGCCGCAGCGTCGCCGCGGCGCTCGGCCTGTCGGGCGACCTCGCCAAGCAGGCTTCCAAGGTGCTGGCCGGCCTCTATGCCGCGTTCCTCGGCACCGATGCCGAGCAGATCGAAATCAACCCGCTCGCCGTCTGCGAAGGCAAGGATGGCGACGAACTGCTCGTACTCGACGCCAAGGTGGCGTTCGACGGCAATGCGATGTTCCGTCACAAGGACCTCGCCGAGCTGCGCGACCTGACCGAGGAAGACCCGGCCGAGGTCGAAGCGTCGGAATATGACCTCGCCTATATCAAGCTCGACGGCAACATCGGCTGTATGGTCAACGGCGCCGGCCTCGCGATGGCGACGATGGACATCATCAAGCTCAACGGCGAATTCCCCGCCAACTTCCTCGACGTCGGCGGCGGCGCTTCGAAGGAAAAGGTCACCGCGGCGTTCAAGATCATCCTCAAGGACCCCGCCGTGAAGGGCATCCTCGTCAACATCTTCGGCGGCATCATGAAGTGCGACATCATCGCCGACGGCATCGTCGCCGCGGCGAAGGAAGTGAACCTCTCGGTCCCGCTCGTCGTTCGCCTCGAGGGCACGAACGTCCAGGAAGGCAAGGACATCCTCGCCAATTCGGGGCTGCCGATCGTTGCGGCCAACGATCTGGGCGACGCGGCAAAGAAGATTGTCGCCGAAGTCCGCGCGGCTTGA
- the bla gene encoding class A beta-lactamase, whose amino-acid sequence MKVKLSVRPLLAVSMSAAVLAGCVSSAAIVPQPRQQPAAQPKAAVRGPAGSVSVPIGQPVRSQMPRPAGPLDPGFRRAPAGLNDRIYELWRSFPGKTGIAVQRIDGEWALSQRGGDLFPQQSVSKLWVTLAVLDAVDQGRMTLDQRVRIGPEDLVVFHQPLAARVRAEGSVTMSVRDLIETAITHSDNLANDSLLRTVGGPNAVRAFIAKKDLGSIRFGPGERLLQAGTAGLTWQQSYSVGRNFEAARAQLSAATRRTAMDNYLANPVDGASPAAIASALTRLARGTLLSPESTEYLQDVMSRTRSGPRRLKAGLPPGWKFMHKTGTGQNLGGMTAGYNDIGIATAPDGTRYAIVVMLGTTTSSIPARMALMQSVSSAVAEYHGR is encoded by the coding sequence ATGAAGGTTAAATTATCGGTCAGGCCGCTCCTCGCCGTGTCGATGAGCGCCGCGGTGCTGGCGGGCTGCGTCAGCAGCGCTGCGATCGTGCCGCAGCCGCGCCAGCAGCCCGCCGCGCAGCCGAAGGCGGCGGTGCGGGGTCCGGCGGGTTCGGTCAGTGTGCCGATCGGCCAGCCCGTGCGCTCGCAGATGCCGCGCCCCGCGGGGCCGCTGGACCCCGGCTTCCGCCGCGCCCCCGCCGGGCTCAACGACCGCATCTATGAACTCTGGCGCTCGTTTCCCGGCAAGACAGGCATCGCGGTGCAGCGCATCGATGGCGAATGGGCGCTGTCGCAGCGCGGCGGCGACCTGTTCCCGCAGCAAAGCGTGTCGAAGCTGTGGGTCACGCTGGCTGTGCTCGACGCAGTCGATCAAGGCCGGATGACGCTGGACCAGCGCGTCCGCATCGGCCCCGAGGATCTGGTGGTCTTTCACCAGCCGCTCGCGGCACGCGTGCGCGCCGAGGGGTCGGTGACGATGAGCGTCCGCGACCTGATCGAGACCGCGATCACCCACAGCGACAATCTTGCGAACGACAGCCTGCTACGCACCGTGGGCGGCCCCAATGCGGTGCGCGCCTTCATCGCGAAAAAGGATCTGGGCTCAATCCGTTTTGGCCCCGGCGAGCGGCTATTGCAGGCGGGGACTGCTGGACTCACTTGGCAGCAAAGCTATTCGGTCGGGCGCAATTTTGAGGCTGCGCGCGCGCAGTTGTCGGCCGCGACACGGCGTACAGCGATGGACAATTATCTCGCCAACCCGGTCGACGGTGCCAGCCCCGCGGCGATCGCCAGCGCGCTGACGCGGCTCGCGCGCGGAACGCTTTTATCGCCCGAATCGACCGAATATCTGCAAGACGTGATGAGCCGGACGCGAAGCGGGCCACGGCGGCTGAAGGCCGGACTGCCGCCGGGCTGGAAATTCATGCACAAGACCGGGACCGGGCAGAATCTGGGTGGGATGACTGCGGGCTATAATGATATCGGCATCGCCACCGCACCCGACGGCACCCGCTATGCGATCGTCGTGATGCTGGGTACGACCACCTCGAGCATTCCCGCGCGCATGGCGTTGATGCAGTCGGTGTCAAGCGCCGTCGCAGAATATCACGGGCGCTAA
- the msrA gene encoding peptide-methionine (S)-S-oxide reductase MsrA, with translation MRAVAALAAGAIVAQCTPAQAESVVKLPAALVDPVVNAKRATAVLAGGCFWGVEGVFSNVKGVISVESGYHGGSAATAKYERTHDGKSGHAEAVRIVYDPSQVSYGSLLRILFSVVADPTLKNRQGPDSGTQYRAAIVPLDASQRRVATAYLAQIGKGKYFAKPIIVPVEAYKRFYPAEANHQDFMRRNPTNGYILRWDAPKLAALKRLYPDMVRAKPAP, from the coding sequence TTGCGCGCCGTCGCGGCGCTGGCGGCAGGCGCGATCGTCGCGCAATGCACCCCGGCGCAGGCCGAAAGCGTCGTCAAGCTGCCCGCCGCGCTCGTCGATCCTGTCGTCAATGCGAAACGCGCCACGGCGGTGCTCGCGGGCGGCTGCTTCTGGGGCGTCGAAGGCGTCTTTTCCAACGTCAAAGGCGTGATTTCGGTCGAATCGGGTTATCATGGCGGAAGCGCCGCGACCGCCAAATATGAGCGGACCCACGACGGCAAGTCGGGGCATGCCGAGGCGGTCCGTATCGTCTATGACCCTTCGCAGGTCAGCTATGGCAGCCTGCTCCGCATCCTGTTTTCGGTGGTCGCCGACCCGACACTGAAAAATCGTCAGGGGCCCGACAGCGGCACGCAATATCGCGCCGCGATCGTGCCGCTCGACGCCAGCCAGCGGCGGGTCGCGACCGCCTATCTGGCGCAGATCGGCAAGGGCAAATATTTTGCCAAGCCGATCATCGTGCCGGTCGAGGCGTACAAGCGTTTCTATCCCGCCGAGGCGAATCATCAGGATTTCATGCGCCGCAACCCGACCAACGGTTATATCCTGCGGTGGGACGCGCCAAAGCTGGCGGCTTTGAAGCGGCTTTATCCCGATATGGTGCGGGCGAAGCCGGCACCCTGA
- a CDS encoding pyridoxal phosphate-dependent aminotransferase translates to MSLKPHVSAALNRIQPSATLAMTARVSALKAAGVDVIGLSAGEPDFDTPDFVKEAAIEAIRGGQTKYTLVDGTVALKEAIRGKFRRDNGLEFALDQITVNVGGKHTLFNALVATVDKGDEVIIPAPYWVSYPDIVAFAGGTPVIIEGTAAQNYKITPAQLDAAITPKTRWVMFNSPSNPSGAAYSGEELDALGEVIRRHPHVMVMTDDMYEHVWYADFAFTTFAERCPDLIDRILTVNGCSKAYAMTGWRIGYAGGPAWLIKAMGKLQSQSTSNPCSIAQAAAAAALGGPQQFLDDRNAAFKKRRDMVVAMLNDAPGLNCPTPDGAFYVYPDASGCIGKKTPDGLLIDSDEKLIDYFLDSAKVAAVHGGAFGLSPAFRVSYATSEAVLKEACVRIQQACAALS, encoded by the coding sequence ATGTCGCTGAAGCCCCATGTCTCCGCCGCCCTGAACCGTATCCAGCCCTCGGCAACGCTCGCGATGACCGCGCGCGTGTCGGCGCTGAAGGCCGCGGGCGTCGATGTCATTGGCCTCAGCGCCGGCGAGCCCGATTTCGATACCCCCGATTTCGTCAAGGAAGCGGCGATCGAGGCGATCCGGGGTGGCCAGACCAAATATACTCTCGTCGACGGCACGGTGGCGCTGAAGGAAGCGATCCGCGGCAAGTTCCGCCGCGACAACGGCCTCGAATTCGCCCTCGACCAGATCACGGTCAATGTCGGTGGCAAGCACACTTTGTTCAACGCGCTCGTCGCGACGGTCGACAAGGGCGACGAGGTCATCATCCCCGCGCCCTATTGGGTGAGCTATCCCGACATCGTCGCCTTTGCGGGCGGCACGCCGGTGATCATCGAAGGCACCGCGGCGCAGAATTACAAGATCACGCCGGCGCAGCTCGACGCCGCGATCACGCCGAAGACGCGCTGGGTGATGTTCAATTCGCCGTCGAATCCCTCGGGCGCCGCCTATTCGGGCGAGGAACTCGACGCGCTGGGCGAAGTGATCCGCCGCCACCCGCATGTGATGGTGATGACCGACGATATGTACGAGCATGTTTGGTACGCCGATTTCGCCTTCACGACCTTTGCAGAGCGCTGCCCCGATTTGATCGACCGCATCCTGACAGTGAACGGCTGTTCGAAGGCCTATGCGATGACCGGCTGGCGCATCGGCTATGCCGGTGGGCCGGCGTGGCTGATCAAGGCGATGGGCAAGCTCCAGTCGCAGTCGACGTCGAACCCCTGTTCGATCGCGCAGGCCGCCGCCGCCGCCGCACTCGGCGGGCCGCAGCAGTTCCTCGACGACCGTAACGCGGCGTTCAAGAAGCGCCGCGACATGGTCGTCGCGATGCTCAACGATGCCCCCGGCCTCAACTGTCCGACCCCCGACGGAGCCTTCTATGTCTATCCCGACGCGAGTGGCTGCATCGGCAAGAAAACCCCGGACGGCCTGCTGATCGACAGTGACGAGAAGCTGATCGACTATTTCCTCGACAGCGCCAAGGTCGCGGCGGTGCACGGCGGGGCGTTCGGCCTGTCGCCGGCGTTCCGCGTGTCCTATGCGACGTCGGAAGCGGTGCTGAAGGAAGCCTGCGTGCGTATCCAGCAGGCATGCGCTGCGCTTAGCTGA
- the pabB gene encoding aminodeoxychorismate synthase component I — MTGSDAIPVPGPDCPPFVLLDDARAEGAAAARLFVDPVEVLTAHSAAEVPALLSALEAAQGYGLHAAGYLTYEAGKALAPAWRGAVDADASAAPLGWFGLFHKVRRIDADKVADLLPDPGSAWIGRVAPRAHRADYLAAVEAVLDLIRAGDIYQANFTFRADVPVLGNPLAVHARLRQTARAGYGGVIWTGERAIVSHSPELFFALRQGQVMARPMKGTAARLSDPDADAAVARELAEDPKQRAENLMIVDLIRNDLSRVAVPGSVAVPDLFRVESFPTIHQLVSDVGARLPEGRGAVDVLRAAFPCGSITGAPKVRAMEIIDALEEGARGLYTGSIGFIEPGGDAAFNVAIRTLVFPRMLPQSGLQDGRPCATLGLGSGIVADSEPAEEWRECLAKGEFVGAAGESFDLIETMFFDPVEGVQRLEGHLARMKASAEALGFTFDRHATRNSLQSATFRLRSAARVRMRLAPSGALAVEVSPLPRLAELPVPVAVRPVPMAADDFRLTHKTSLRAAYDAARHESGAAEVVFVDEPGFVTEGSWSNVFVERGGQLLTPPLALGLLPGVLRAELIEKGRAVESHLRLADLERGFFIGNSLRGLIPARLADAAA; from the coding sequence ATGACGGGCAGCGACGCGATTCCCGTTCCGGGCCCGGACTGCCCGCCCTTCGTACTGCTCGACGATGCGCGCGCCGAAGGCGCGGCGGCGGCGCGATTGTTCGTCGATCCCGTCGAGGTGCTGACGGCGCATTCGGCGGCGGAGGTCCCGGCGCTGCTATCGGCGCTCGAAGCGGCGCAGGGCTACGGGCTCCATGCCGCGGGCTATCTCACCTATGAGGCGGGCAAGGCGCTCGCGCCCGCGTGGCGCGGCGCGGTCGACGCCGACGCGAGCGCGGCGCCGCTCGGCTGGTTCGGGCTGTTTCACAAGGTCCGTCGGATCGATGCCGACAAGGTGGCGGATCTGCTCCCCGATCCGGGGTCCGCGTGGATCGGCAGGGTCGCGCCCCGCGCCCATCGCGCCGACTATCTCGCTGCGGTCGAGGCGGTGCTGGACCTTATCCGCGCGGGCGACATCTATCAGGCGAACTTCACCTTCCGCGCCGACGTGCCCGTGCTCGGCAATCCGCTCGCGGTCCATGCGCGGCTACGGCAGACGGCGCGCGCGGGCTATGGCGGCGTCATCTGGACCGGCGAACGGGCGATCGTGTCGCACTCGCCCGAACTGTTTTTCGCGCTGCGTCAGGGCCAAGTGATGGCGCGCCCGATGAAGGGGACCGCGGCGCGGCTTTCCGATCCCGATGCCGACGCGGCAGTCGCGCGCGAGCTTGCCGAAGATCCCAAGCAGCGCGCCGAAAATCTGATGATCGTCGACCTGATTCGCAACGATCTTTCGCGCGTCGCGGTGCCGGGGTCGGTCGCGGTGCCCGACCTGTTTCGCGTCGAAAGCTTTCCGACGATCCATCAGCTCGTCTCCGACGTCGGCGCGCGTCTGCCCGAAGGCAGGGGCGCGGTCGACGTGCTGCGCGCCGCCTTTCCGTGCGGATCGATCACCGGCGCCCCAAAGGTGCGCGCGATGGAGATTATCGACGCGTTGGAGGAGGGCGCGCGCGGGCTCTACACCGGCTCGATCGGGTTCATCGAGCCCGGGGGCGACGCCGCGTTCAATGTCGCGATCCGGACGCTCGTCTTTCCCAGGATGTTACCGCAAAGCGGCTTGCAGGACGGGCGACCTTGCGCCACGCTGGGATTGGGATCGGGAATTGTCGCCGACAGCGAACCGGCTGAAGAATGGCGCGAATGTCTGGCCAAGGGGGAATTTGTGGGCGCAGCGGGGGAAAGCTTCGACCTCATAGAAACGATGTTCTTCGACCCGGTCGAAGGCGTCCAGCGGCTCGAGGGGCATCTGGCGCGGATGAAGGCGAGCGCCGAGGCGCTGGGCTTCACTTTCGACCGCCATGCGACGCGCAACAGCCTGCAATCGGCGACCTTTCGCCTGCGCAGCGCCGCGCGCGTGCGGATGCGGCTCGCGCCGTCGGGCGCGCTTGCGGTCGAGGTATCGCCGCTGCCGCGGCTTGCCGAACTGCCGGTGCCGGTTGCGGTGCGGCCCGTGCCGATGGCCGCCGATGATTTTCGCCTGACACACAAAACCAGTCTGCGCGCCGCTTACGACGCCGCGCGGCACGAGAGCGGCGCGGCCGAGGTTGTGTTCGTCGACGAACCGGGGTTCGTCACCGAGGGCAGCTGGAGCAATGTTTTCGTCGAGCGCGGCGGACAATTGCTCACGCCGCCGCTCGCGCTGGGACTGCTTCCCGGCGTGCTGCGCGCCGAGCTGATCGAGAAAGGGCGCGCGGTCGAATCGCACCTGCGGCTCGCCGATCTGGAGCGCGGATTCTTTATCGGCAACAGTCTTCGCGGGCTGATCCCGGCGCGGCTGGCCGACGCTGCAGCATAG